Proteins encoded together in one Microcebus murinus isolate Inina chromosome 16, M.murinus_Inina_mat1.0, whole genome shotgun sequence window:
- the CIC gene encoding protein capicua homolog isoform X3 has product MKPMKKHSACTGLSGPGSGSKSPPATRAKALRRRGAGEGDKPEEDEDEVQQQQQQPGPEEAEEAEEEEAEQGPGAEGPPPELHPGDPAPGPAEDPKGDLEAGRWEPSLSRKTATFKSRAPKKKYVEEHGAGGGGMAGAPEERVRTPEEASALGVPPRPPTSTRSSSTDTASEHSADLEDEPAEACGPGPWPSSGTSGGYDLRQLRSQRVLARRGDGLFLPAVVRQVRRSQDLGVQFPGDRALTFYEGVPGGGVDVVLDATPPPGALVVGTAVCTCVEPGVAAYREGVVVEVATKPAAYKIRLSPGPSSQPGPPGSLPQPPQPLHREPEEAVWVARSSLRLLRPPWEPEALLRKAPTGPEEEQAEPGATLPPCPAALDPKQPEDAEVSKISFGGNLGAHCEEGEDKHPPALGTPALLPLAPPQLLSPPPKSPAFAGPGRPGEQPSPCQEGSQGGSRSSSVASLDKGAAPAARARTPLTAAQQKYKKGDVVCTPNGIRKKFNGKQWRRLCSRDGCMKESQRRGYCSRHLSMRTKEMEGLADSGPGGAGRPAGVAAREGSTEFDWGDETSRDSEASSVAARGDSRPRLVAPADLSRFEFDECEAAVMLVSLGSSRSGTPSFSPVSTQSPFSPAPSPSPSPLFGFRPANFSPINASPVIQRTAVRSRHLSASTPKAGVLTPPDLGAHPPPPAPRERHSSGILPTFQTNLTFTVPISPGRRKTELLPHPGALGAPGAGGGGAAPEFPKNDSLDSGVDSVSHTPTPSTPAGFRAVSPAVPFSRSRQPSPLLLLPPPAGLTSDPGPSVRRVPAVQRDSPVIVRNPDVPLPSKFPGDVGTSGEARAGGPGRGCRETPVPAGVASGKPGLPPPLPAPVPITVPPAAPTAVAQPMPTFGLASSPFQPVAFHPSPAALLPVLVPSSYTSHPAPKKEVIMGRPGTVWTNVEPRSVAVFPWHSLVPFLAPSQPDPSVQPSEAQQPASHPVASNQSKEPAESAAVAHEQPLGGTGSADPGRPPGATCPESPGPGPPHALGVVEPGKGPPPTTEEEAPGPPGEPRLDSETESDHDDAFLSIMSPEIQLPLPPGKRRTQSLSALPKERDSSSEKDGRSPNKREKDHIRRPMNAFMIFSKRHRALVHQRHPNQDNRTVSKILGEWWYALGPKEKQKYHDLAFQVKEAHFKAHPDWKWCNKDRKKSSSEAKPTSLGLAGGHKETRERSMSETGTAAAPGVSSELLSVAAQTLLSSDTKAPGSSSCGAERLHAVGGPGSARPRAFSHSGVHSLDGGEVDSQALQELTQMVSGPASYSGPKPSTQYGAPGPFAAPSEGGALAASGRPPLLPTRASRSQRAASEDMTSDEERMVICEEEGDDDVIADDGFGTTDIDLKCKERVTDSESGDSSGEDPEGNKGFGRKVFSPVIRSSFTHCRPTLDPEPPGPPDPPAAFSKGYGPTPSSSSSSPASSASAATSFSLGSGTFKAQESGQGSTVGPLRPPPPGAGGPATPSKTTRFLPTDPASFRRKRPESVGALEPPGPSVIAAPPSGGGSILQTLVLPPNKEDQEGSGARVPSAPAPSLAYGAPAAPLSRPAATMVTNVVRPVSSTPVPIASKPFPTSGRAEVSPNDTAGARTEMGTGSRVPGGSPLGVSLVYSDKKSAAATSPAPHLVAGPLLGTVGKAPATVTNLLVGTPGYGAPAPPAVQFIAQGAPGSGTTSGSGAGAGNGPNGPVPLGILQPGALGKAGGITQVQYILPTLPQQLQVAPAPAPAPGTKAVAPSGPAPTTSIRFTLPPGTSTNGKVLAATAPTPGIPILQSVPSAPPPKAQSVSPVQAPPPGGSAQLLPGKVLVPLAAPSMSVRGGGAGQPLPLVSPPFSVPVQNGAQPPSKIIQLTPVPVSTPSGLVPPLSPATLPGPTSQPQKVLLPSSTRITYVQSAGGHALPLGTSPASSQAGTVTSYGPTSSVALGFTSLGPSGPAFVQPLLSGQAPLLAPGQVGVSPVPSPQLPPACAAPGGPVITAFYPGSPAPTSSAPLAQPSQAPPSLVYTVATSTTPPAATILPKGPPAPATATPAPTSPFPSATGSMTYSLVAPKAQRPSPKAPQKVKAAIASIPVGSFEAGASGRPGPAPRQPLEPGPVREPTVPESELEGQPTPPAPPPPETWTPAARSSPPPPPPAEERTSTKGPETMASKFPSSSSDWRVPGQGLESRGEPPTPPSPAPAPATAPGGSSGSSEGSSGRAAGDTPERKEAASTGKKVKVRPPPLKKTFDSVDNRVLSEVDFEERFAELPEFRPEEVLPSPTLQSLATSPRAILGSYRKKRKNSTDLDSAPEDPTSPKRKMRRRSSCSSEPNTPKSAKCEGDIFTFDRTGTEAEDVLGELEYEKVPYSSLRRTLDQRRALVMQLFQDHGFFPSAQATAAFQARYADIFPSKVCLQLKIREVRQKIMQAATPTEQPPGAEAPLPGPPPTGTAAAPAPTPSAAGGPDPTSPGSDSGMVQAAPPLPPPPESGPGQPGWEGAPQPSPPPPGPSTAATGR; this is encoded by the exons ATGAAGCCAATGAAGAAGCACTCAGCATGCACCGGCCTCTCAGGTCCCGGCAGTGGTAGCAAGTCCCCACCAGCCACGAGGGCCAAGGCTCTGAGGCGGCGAGGGGCCGGGGAGGGTGACAAGCCAGAGGAGGATGAAGACGAggtccagcagcagcagcagcagcctgggccagaagaagcagaggaggctgaggaggaggaggctgagcagggcccTGGGGCTGAGGGGCCACCCCCGGAGCTGCACCCTGGCGACCCGGCCCCAGGCCCAGCTGAGGACCCCAAAGGAGACTTGGAGGCAGGCCGATGGGAGCCTTCACTCAGCCGCAAGACGGCCACATTCAAGTCTCGAGCACCCAAGAAGAAGTATGTGGAGGAGCATGGGGCTGGCGGCGGTGGCATGGCTGGGGCCCCTGAAGAGCGGGTGCGGACCCCCGAGGAGGCCAGTGCCCTGGGTGTGCCTCCACGGCCACCCACTTCCACCCGCTCTTCCTCCACCGACACAGCCAGTGAGCACTCAGCAGACCTAGAGGACGAGCCAGCTGAGGCTTGTGGTCCAGGCCCCTGGCCCTCCAGTGGCACCAGTGGTGGCTATGACCTACGGCAGTTGCGGTCCCAGCGGGTGCTGGCTCGGCGTGGTGATGGACTTTTCCTGCCAGCTGTAGTGCGCCAGGTGCGCCGAAGCCAGGACCTGGGTGTGCAGTTCCCTGGTGACCGGGCCCTGACTTTCTATGAGGGGGTGCCAGGCGGTGGTGTGGATGTGGTTTTGGATGCCACGCCACCGCCAGGTGCGCTGGTGGTGGGCACAGCCGTCTGTACCTGTGTGGAGCCCGGCGTGGCTGCCTACCGGGAGggtgtggtggtggaggtggccACCAAGCCAGCTGCCTACAAGATCCGTCtcagccctggccccagctcccagccaggcCCACCGGGCAGTCTCCCACAGCCTCCGCAGCCACTGCACCGAGAGCCCGAGGAGGCCGTGTGGGTGGCCCGCTCCAGTCTGCGCCTGCTGCGGCCCCCCTGGGAACCTGAGGCCCTGCTGAGGAAGGCCCCCACAGGCCCTGAGGAAGAACAGGCTGAGCCTGGGGCCAccctgccaccctgccctgctgccctggaCCCCAAGCAGCCTGAGGATGCTGAGGTTTCCAAGATCAGCTTTGGTGGCAACCTAGGCGCTCACTGCGAGGAGGGTGAGGACAAGCACCCACCAGCCCTGggcaccccagccctgctcccactggccccaccccagctcctgtCGCCACCACCCAAGTCTCCAGCCTTTGCGGGTCCTGGCCGCCCTGGTGAGCAGCCCTCGCCCTGCCAGGAAGGGAGCCAGGGCGGCAGCCGGAGCAGCAGTGTGGCCTCACTGGATAAGGGGGCCGCCCCGGCAGCCCGGGCCCGCACGCCTTTGACAGCCGCCCAGCAGAAGTACAAGAAGGGCGATGTGGTCTGCACACCCAATGGAATCCGAAAGAAGTTCAACGGCAAGCAATGGCGACGGCTGTGCTCTCGAGATGGGTGCATGAAGGAGTCACAGCGGCGAGGCTACTGCTCGCGCCACCTGTCCATGCGAACCAAAGAGATGGAGGGCCTGGCAGACAGTGGgccgggtggggcggggcggccggCCGGCGTGGCAGCCCGTGAGGGCAGCACCGAGTTCGACTGGGGTGATGAGACATCTCGGGACAGCGAGGCCAGCAGTGTGGCGGCCCGTGGAGACTCTCGGCCACGGCTGGTGGCCCCTGCTGACTTGTCACGCTTTGAGTTTGACGAATGTGAGGCGGCTGTGATGTTGGTGTCATTGGGCAGCTCACGCTCGGGCACACCCTCCTTCTCACCCGTCTCTACGCAGTCGCCCTTCTCGCCAGCCCCGTCACCCTCACCCTCGCCGCTCTTTGGCTTCCGCCCTGCCAATTTCAGTCCCATTAATGCCTCGCCCGTCATCCAGCGCACTGCTGTTCGCAGTCGCCACCTGAGCGCCAGCACCCCTAAGGCAGGTGTGCTGACGCCACCAGACCTGGGTGCCCACCCACCGCCACCTGCCCCTCGAGAGCGCCATTCCTCCGGCATCCTACCCACCTTCCAGACCAACCTGACCTTCACCGTGCCCATCAGCCCGGGGCGGCGGAAGACAGAGCTGTTGCCGCACCCAGGGGCCTTGGGCGCCCCTGGTGCAGGGGGTGGAGGAGCCGCCCCAGAATTCCCCAAGAACGACAGCTTAGACTCTGGTGTGGACTCGGTGTCTCACACACCTACACCCTCCACACCGGCTGGCTTCCGGGCTGTGTCACCTGCCGTGCCCTTCTCTCGCTCCCGCCAGCCCTCACCGTTGCTGCTGTTGCCTCCACCTGCTGGCCTGACCTCAGATCCAGGGCCCTCCGTGCGCAGGGTGCCTGCCGTGCAGCGGGACTCACCTGTCATTGTCCGCAACCCCGATGTGCCACTACCCTCCAAATTCCCTGGGGACGTGGGCACTTCTGGTGAGGCACGGGCCGGGGGACCTGGGCGGGGCTGCCGTGAGACCCCGGTGCCCGCTGGGGTGGCCAGCGGGAAGCCTGgcctgcccccacctctgccgGCCCCCGTGCCCATCACTGTGCCTCCAGCCGCGCCGACTGCTGTGGCCCAGCCGATGCCCACCTTTGGCCTGGCTTCTTCACCCTTCCAGCCCGTGGCCTTCCACCCCTCACCTGCTGCCCTGTTGCCTGTCCTGGTGCCCAGCAGCTACACCAGCCATCCTGCCCCCAAGAAAGAAGTCATCATGGGCCGGCCTGGAACAG TGTGGACGAATGTGGAACCTCGCTCTGTGGCCGTGTTCCCCTGGCACTCCCTAGTCCCCTTCCTGGCACCCAGCCAGCCTGACCCCTCTGTGCAGCCGAGTGAAGCCCAGCAACCTGCCAGCCACCCAGTGGCCTCCAACCAGAGCaaag AACCTGCTGAATCGGCAGCTGTTGCTCATGAACAGCCACTAGGTGGGACAGGGAGTGCTGACCCTGGGCGACCCCCTGGAGCCACATGCCCTGAGAGCCCAGGGCCTGGACCCCCACACGCTTTGGGGGTGGTGGAACCTGGTAAGGGTCCCCCTCCCACCACTGAGGAGGAGGCCCCCGGTCCCCCAGGAGAACCCCGGTTGGACAGTGAGACAGAGAGTGACCACGATGATGC CTTCCTCTCCATCATGTCTCCTGAGATCCAGTTGCCTCTGCCACCTGGAAAACGGCGGACCCAGTCCCTTAGTGCCCTGCCTAAGGAACGGGACTCATCTTCCGAGAAGGATGGACGCAGCCCCAACAAG CGGGAGAAGGACCACATCCGACGGCCCATGAATGCCTTCATGATCTTCAGCAAGCGGCACCGGGCCCTGGTCCACCAGCGTCACCCCAACCAGGACAACCGGACCGTCAGCAAGATCCTGGGCGAGTGGTGGTACGCCCTGGGGCCCAAGGAGAAGCAGAAGTACCACGACCTGGCCTTCCAG GTGAAGGAGGCCCACTTCAAGGCCCACCCAGATTGGAAGTGGTGCAACAAGGACCGAAAGAAGTCCAGCTCGGAGGCCAAGCCCACGAgcctggggctggcaggagggcACAAGGAGACACGGGAGCGGAGCATGTCGGAGACGGGCACTGCCGCTGCCCCTGGGG TGTCCTCTGAGCTCCTGTCCGTCGCAGCCCAGACACTCTTGAGCTCAGACACCAAGGCTCCAGGGAGCAGCTCCTGTGGGGCAGAACGGCTGCACGCAGTTGGGGGACCTGGCTCCGCCCGGCCCCGAGCCTTCTCCCACAGTGGGGTACACAGCCTGGACGGTGGCGAAGTAGACAGCCAGGCGCTACAGGAACTGACACAG ATGGTGTCTGGCCCTGCATCGTACTCTGGCCCAAAGCCTTCCACCCAGTATGGAGCTCCAGGCCCCTTTGCAGCCCCCAGTGAGGGAGGTGCATTGGCAGCCAGTGGGCGGCCCCCACTGTTGCCCACCCGAGCCTCTCGTTCCCAGCGCGCAGCCAGTGAGGACATGACCAGCGACGAGGAACGCATGGTCATCTGTGAGGAGGAAGGAGATGATGATGTCATTG CTGATGATGGCTTCGGCACCACTGACATTGATCTCAAGTGCAAGGAGCGAGTGACCGACAGCGAGAGTGGAGACAGCTCTGGGGAGGACCCAGAGGGCAACAAG GGCTTTGGTCGGAAGGTGTTTTCACCCGTAATCCGTTCCTCCTTTACTCACTGCCGTCCCACGTTGGACCCTGAGCCCCCAGGGCCTCCGGATCCACCTGCAGCCTTCAGTAAAGGCTATGGTCCCACCCCATCCTCCTCCTCGTCTTCACCTGCCTCCTCAGCCTCAGCAGCAACATCCTTCTCGCTGGGCTCAGGAACCTTCAAGGCCCAGGAGTCTGGCCAGGGCAGCACAGTAGGCCCACTACGGCCCCCaccccctggggctgggggcccagcAACACCTTCCAAGACTACCCGATTCCTCCCAACGGATCCTGCCAGCTTCCGGCGCAAGAGACCTGAAAGTGTGGGGGCCCTGGAGCCGCCAGGCCCCTCGGTCATTGCAGCGCCTCCCAGTGGAGGAGGAAGCATTCTGCAGACACTGGTCCTGCCCCCAAACAAGGAGGACCAGGAGGGCAGTGGAGCCAGAGTGCCCTCGGCCCCGGCCCCATCACTGGCCTACGGGGCCCCGGCAGCTCCCTTGTCCCGCCCTGCTGCCACCATGGTCACCAACGTGGTGCGGCCCGTCAGCAGCACTCCTGTGCCCATCGCCTCTAAGCCCTTCCCCACCTCTGGCCGGGCTGAGGTGTCTCCAAATGACACAGCAGGTGCCAGGACTGAAATGGGCACTGGGTCCCGGGTGCCTGGGGGTTCCCCACTTGGCGTCAGCTTAGTGTATTCGGACAAGAAGTCGGCAGCAGCCACCTCACCAGCCCCACACTTGGTGGCTGGGCCCCTACTGGGCACTGTAGGGAAAGCGCCTGCCACCGTCACTAACCTGCTGGTGGGCACCCCAGGCTATGGGGCCCCTGCACCCCCTGCTGTCCAGTTTATTGCCCAGGGGGCCCCTGGCAGTGGGACCACTTCGGGCTCAGGAGCAGGTGCTGGGAATGGCCCCAATGGGCCAGTACCCCTGGGCATCCTGCAGCCAGGTGCCCTGGGCAAGGCTGGGGGAATCACCCAGGTGCAGTACATCTTGCCCACGCTGCCCCAGCAGCTTCAGGTGGCACCTGCCCCAGCACCGGCTCCTGGGACCAAAGCAGTGGCTCCCAGCGGCCCTGCACCCACCACCAGCATCCGTTTCACCCTCCCGCCGGGCACCTCTACCAACGGCAAGGTCCTGGCCGCTACTGCACCCACTCCTGGCATCCCTATCCTGCAGTCCGTACCCTCCGCCCCACCCCCTAAAG CCCAGTCAGTTTCTCCCGTGCAGGCCCCACCTCCGGGTGGCTCAGCCCAGCTGCTGCCTGGGAAGGTACTAGTGCCCCTGGCCGCCCCTAGCATGTCAGTGCGGGGTGGAGGGGCTGGCCAGCCGCTGCCCCTGGTGAGCCCGCCCTTCTCAGTACCTGTACAGAACGGTGCCCAGCCACCCAGCAAG ATCATCCAGCTGACGCCAGTGCCTGTGAGCACACCCAGCGGCCTGGTGCCGCCCCTGAGCCCGGCCACGCTTCCTGGACCCACCTCACAGCCCCAGAAAGTCCTGCTGCCCTCGTCCACCAG AATCACCTACGTGCAGTCAGCAGGCGGGCACGCGCTGCCCCTGGGCACCAGCCCTGCGTCTAGCCAGGCTGGAACAGTCACCTCGTACGGGCCCACGAGCTCTGTAGCTCTAGGCTTCACCTCGCTGGGGCCCAGTGGCCCCGCCTTCGTTCAGCCCCTGCTCTCAG GCCAAGCCCCGCTGCTGGCTCCTGGCCAAGTGGGCGTATCGcctgtgcccagcccccagctgccGCCTGCCTGCGCAGCCCCCGGGGGACCCGTCATAACGGCATTTTATCCTGGCAGCCCTGCACCCACCTCCTCAGCACCCCTGGCCCAGCCATCCCAGGCCCCTCCAAGTCTGGTCTACACTGTGGCCACCAGCACTACCCCACCTGCTGCCACCATTCTGCCCAAGGGCCCGCCGGCCCCTGCCactgccaccccagcccccactAGCCCTTTCCCCAGTGCCACAG GCTCCATGACCTACAGCCTAGTGGCCCCCAAGGCCCAGCGTCCCAGCCCAAAGGCCCCCCAGAAAGTGAAGGCGGCCATCGCCAGCATTCCCGTGGGCTCCTTTGAGGCAGGTGCCTCTGGGCGGCCTGGCCCCGCACCCCGGCAGCCTCTGGAGCCTGGCCCAGTCCGCGAGCCAACTGTCCCGGAGTCTGAGCTTGAGGGGCAGCCCACACCACCAGCTCCACCGCCACCAGAGACCTGGACTCCCGCGGCCCGGAGCagccccccgccacccccacctgCTGAGGAGCGGACCAGCACCAAGGGCCCGGAAACCATG GCCAGCAAATTCCCCAGTTCATCTTCAGATTGGCGTGTccctgggcagggcctggagagTCGTGGGGAGCCTCCCacacctcccagcccagccccagctccgGCCACAGCCCCTGgtggcagcagcggcagcagcgagGGCAGCAGTGGGAGGGCGGCCGGGGACACTCCTGAGCGCAAAGAGGCGGCTAGTACTGGCAAGAAGGTGAAGGTGCGGCCCCCGCCCCTGAAGAAGACCTTTGACTCTGTGGACAA CAGGGTCCTGTCGGAGGTAGACTTCGAAGAGCGCTTTGCTGAGCTGCCTGAGTTCCGGCCTGAGGAGGTGCTGCCCTCCCCGACCCTGCAGTCTCTGGCCACCTCGCCCCGTGCCATCTTGGGCTCTTACcgcaagaagagaaagaattctaCCG ACCTGGACTCGGCGCCTGAGGACCCCACCTCACCTAAGCGCAAGATGAGGAGACGCTCCAGCTGCAGCTCGGAGCCCAACACCCCCAAGAGTGCCAAGTGCGAGGGGGACATCTTCACCTTTGACCGTACAG GTACAGAAGCCGAGGATGTGCTTGGGGAGCTGGAGTATGAGAAAGTGCCATACTCGTCACTGCGGCGTACCCTGGACCAGCGCCGGGCCCTGGTCATGCAGCTCTTCCAGGACCACGGCTTCTTCCCATCAG cccaggccaccgCAGCCTTCCAGGCCCGCTATGCAGATATCT